From the genome of Kluyveromyces lactis strain NRRL Y-1140 chromosome F complete sequence:
AATTCATCGTCCAATCTTTCAACCATAGAGAAGATAGAACCCAAAATTTCCTTGACACCATGCTCATTAGCTTCTggttcatcttcaatgaaatcatTTCTTGGGGCAAATTCAGTAACTTGATAGTGGTCGATCTCTTGTTCCAGCACTTCCAATAAACCATCCAAGTTATCCTTTGATGCTTTCCATTGTTCTAGTGGTTGGTATGATAAGGATACAGATGCATCGAATCTGATTGGAATCAAGTTCAAGTATGTACAGATCTTTTCATATGGAGTCTTGGCAATCTTCAATAGTTCTTCGGTGGTTTTAATTTGTTCTGTGTGGTCAGTGTTTTTCTTACCTCTAGAATCGATGATAATATTCAACGTCTTGAAAAAGTCTAGCTCAGAAATGTTATTTGCCACGGATGCCAAGTCTAAATTCTTCTTACCACTCAAGGAGAATGGAGTAGCAGAGACATCTCTTGAGTCTATATCAGCATCTAAGACAGGTTCCTTGTCAAAGTCCTCTGGGTTTTCTCTGTAAGCCTTAACGGAGGTTTCGTTTTCTCTGATTAACTTCTTAACTCTTTGCTTGGTGGTGTTATAAGCTCTTGCAACTGCCTTATTCTTAATTTCATCCTGAGAAGTAGCAGATACCGCATCTTCAAATCTAGCCAATGACTTCACAAAGATATTAGGTGTACCGTAGTTTTGTTGTTGGGCTTTTGTGtataatttcaaaatggtTTCCAAATGGTTTAATAATGATTCCCAATCTTGTTGGGCTTCTGCGGAATCAATTTTTTGGTAAATagatttcatttcatccaaCAACTTCTCTTTTGCTGACTTCACAACCTTCttaccatcttcttcgtcgGATGAGTCTTCATCAGATGAATAGTTGGtagatttcaagaacttgtTAGCACCTGAACCACCACCTTTTCTGAATTCTGGCTTCTTGAACCAGTCAGGGCCGTAGGGTTTGCTATCAGAATCAttgtcttcatcattatcgGAACTCTCATCAGAGtcgttgaagaaagagtCATCAGATAATTCTTCCTCACTGGAGGATGAAACTAAATCCTCTTCACTTTGAGATAACaagtcttcttcttcaccagaAGACGTTGAATCGTACTCATAtgtcttcaaaaaaaaacggGACATGATGAATGGACTATCGCTTAACGTTGTTCTATTTCCTTAATACCACGTACTAATCTCAACCTAGTCTCCCTGTTACGACCTGGTGATTCCAACCTACAATTGAAAAGTATTGCTTATTACACGTCTCAACTGAATTTCATCTATTAATTCGatttcaaacctttcagattttcttttgagatGAGCTTTCACTGAGTGAAAATTtgtgaaaattttcaaataatcaTGGAACACGATTGGTAGCCGGGTAATGATAAATGAATGTACCATTGCAAAGAACAAAGTGAAGTGGGAGTCTGTCGCCGGTTGATGTTAGGCCAAAATGGACGTCTAACTTTGTGTGATTGCGTATAATCATCGATGATAAATAGGGTATAAAATAATATCGATTTAATTTAGTTATATGAAAAGTGAAATATAGATGTTGCtaagaaataaaataattTTGAAGCTTTCATACCATATACGATGCCTTCTTGATCGATGTTTTGTGGGCATACTTCGACAACGGGATAGATACATTTATGGTTCATGAAAATGTTCTGCTGTTGTGATATATAAAGTACTCTTTtaatgttcttttttttttttagtcCAGGAATTAAAATGGATAGTATCgcaatttgaagaattcaagTAGGTAATAAGTTAATATCACCTTTAGATAACAGCCGTAGTAACAAGTATGAATGGATCAATTTGCTGAAGGAATGTGTGACCTAAATGTGACATGAAAGCTTCATTTGTATAATTTTGAGTTGTTAATAGGAGACGAAAGGAAACAACAAGTCAACAATTATAACCGGTATCAAATGAGAAAGTGGAAGggtaaaaaaaatacacaCAATCTGTATTGTATGttaaagagaagagaagcTCAACTCAAAAATTAAGAGCTGAAATCACAATCCAACTTGAACTTCAAGTTTCTGTTGGCATCCCAAACACCCCAGTACTTTTCAACATCGGAAATACCAGAAGTATCTGGTTTCCAGTCCTCATCGAAAGCTTCGAAAACGATAACGTTGACACCCCAGCCTCTCATAGCACAAATACCATCAGCCCAAAATTGCTTAGCGTTATCTAGACCTGGGTAAGCACTTTCAAAGTTGGTACCATCGGTTGGCCAGCCAGTTTCACCAACCCAGAATTGAATGTCAGTAGAACCCTTGGTAGTTTGGATAGTTTGTAGAGCTTGCATGATATCGTCGAAGAACGAGTAAGAAGCATTATCCATAGTTTGACCTTGCCAGTAAGAGAAGGCGTTCGCCATGACAAAGTCAGCAGCTTGAATGGCGGTAGCAGATCCACCATCGACCAAAACGTTCCATGAGTCAACAGTACCGACTTGCTTGCCACTGTAAGAGTTACCATCGGAATCCTTGATGTCTTTAATGTAGTCCTTGACATCAGAGATAGCATCTGCCAATTCAGAAGCAGTCATATCTTCACGGTACAAAGCTTCGGAACCAACCAAGAAGGCTTCGATGGTAGAAGTTTTGATCCATGGCAAGTATTGAGTCAAAGCTtgcttttcttcttcgaaatgAGCAGAATCAGTTGGCCAAATACCcaagaaaatggtaaaTCCGGCTTCTTCTGCAGCAGGACCCAAAATTTGTAAAGTGTTACAATCAGAAGCAGCATATACTTTGACCTTGGAGGTGTAACCCTTCAAAGTTTCGAAATCAGCTAAATAATCATCCTTTTGCTTACAAGAACCATCGTGGGTCTTAACACCTAAGTTGAATGCAAGCTCaccaacagcagcaacagtTGAAGCACCGGCCAACAAAGTGGCAGAAACGAGTGTAGAGAAACGCATAGCTAATTGATTAATAACTATTTGCCGAGTGACGTTCTATAACTAAAGAGAAGTTACAAAAAATTTACTGTATTATGTGCTTGCAAAGTAACATAATGTAGATCAAAATGTTTAATCACTATGAgtattatttattattatttattatatacatttttcatttttggaatattttcgtttcagttttctctcttcttaGAAATTACCAAGCAACGtccattctttttttctctgataCTAAAAATAGTCAGGTGGGTTCGAGAATGTACGCACGTGATTTTGGGGTTTTGCTTAACTAAGGAACAATGGTTGATACAGATGTGGATTTCAATGGATTATATAATGGTATGTAAATATGCTGGCAATGGCCTGCGGCTGCAATGCTGAATTGGTATTGGTATGAGAGGGGAGTTTGTAAATTAGTAGGTTGATAGCAGTGTCAACGCAATCATGCATGCATCTTCAGTACGTAGCTGTCCTTGTGGAGTAGAGCCTGGTAGGCTTAATTCACCATCGAAAAATTCGAAGGCACCAGTGGCACCTTCGAATTGTTCTTTACACGAttcaaaacttttcttGACATGGTCCCATTTTCCGAATACTGCTAGTAAGTTTGCTGGATTCGCTTTGGATGGGTCGagttcaatttcttcttcggtCGGTCTAATTACCTTTTCGATGGATGGGATTTGAGTTTGTACCTTGACGTTTTTCTTTAGAGTTTCgtcaaagaaaaagtctCCGCTGTTGATCCATACCGTTTGGGTATACCCTTGTGGAAATGGTGATTGTGTGAAAAGATCTGCGAACGATTTGGCAACTCTGACATGGTATCCGAAAGATGCTTTGGCTCCAACGAAATCACCGTACGCTTCTTCTGGAGATACGACTTTCTGTTCAATTGTATCCACGGTTACTCTCACATTTATTGGAACCAACTGGCCTTTCAACTCGAGATTCTTATCTTTGCCAATGTTGATATATTTCGTTTGATCgaatgatttctttgattttccACGTTCACCAGGTTTGCTCATTCTGATTGCCAGCCCTTCTCTATATCTACCATTATTATCTTGATAAAATCTCATGAACGGTAAAGAAGGAATTCTAGGCAATTGCTTAGCGTAAGTAAAATACTTCATATAGTCCTTTTTGAACACACTGTTGACAAGGTATGGCGGTGTGATGAAGAACTGTAGCAACGAAGCCATCAACATTGGTTTTGAAAGCCTTTTCTTcccatcttctttttcgGAATCCTCTAGATATTCAGTTGATGCATTGTTGGTATTATTCCCATCATCAAACTTGATCTTTGCACCCTgttttttatcatttttgcGGTCTGATTCGCCCTTGTTGGTCTCCGATTCTGCCTTCAAAATTACTATTTCTGCAACGTTATATATACATGCGCTTCTGGCGATCTGATATAATGTGTAGGtgatttgttccaaattcTTGCACGAATCTAATACTGTAGTCGGTATGCATATGGAATGGTTGACGGTTTTAGTTGACACTTTAACCACTTTCTTCgctcttttgaattgagCTAGATGATCTCTCTTTTCAGTAACTTTGGTATCTCTTTTTACCTTTTTATAATTCTGTTTCGATTGctctttgcttcttttaACACTCATGGCTATAGATTCGTCAGATGCTTTGACACTACTAATGAAAGTTCCCGTCCTAATGTTATGTATGTGTTGGCGCTCTTATCTGAATGTAGTATATAAcaagatgagatgagatgcgatgaggtctattcaatatcttctttctctgcGACCGCTGCGAGATGGAAAATTTTCCCATTTGTACAGAATCATccatcacgtgacttaATTGATTCTGCTCAAGCTCTTGAGTAAGGGGGAGTCATGAAGGAAGCCAACAAAAATTATCGATACCAAGCTGATAGATCAAGTTACATGTATGTGCTAGATATTTTGATCAGATGACGAAATCACCCTTTCCTAAACCTGTGATGACAGAATAGCTCATTGGAAAAGTGGTGAGGTAAATTACTAAAATTATACGTAGTTTAAAGAGAAAACTTAATTTTACATGATGATTTGGACCGTCTAATAATATGGAATGAGAAGCTGAGGCATACAACGAAGTAAAATCATTCGTtcattcatcatcatcatcatccGGTAGGTTTTGCTTGGCATTCTGCAAATCTGCTTTAACGTTGTAATGTTTCTTTCTCATTTCTTCGAACTTCCGATGTTTCTTGGCagcttcatcttcctctgTTTCAAGAACAGGAGGAGAAACCTGTGGATCCTCATTGTTTAGCAATGTAACGGGTTCCTTGTCCTCTTTCAGATCTACTTGAGGTTCGCCTAAACTGAAACCCCCtaaatcttcatcatcgtcgTCGATCTTGTAATACTCACCGTTTGGGTCAACAGCACCCTGGTATGGAGTTTTTGGTTCATCAATATGTATATCGCCGAACTCCTGTTTGGTGATTTCATTCTCttccaaattcttcttattCCATTTCAAACTCTCTGGATCTTGTTCTCCTAACTTCATCGATAGAACGTCTTTAGGGATTCCATGTCCATGGTGGGCTATTTTACTATTAGACGTGCGCTTCGCATTCAGTTCCgtattcttcaaaacttgTTTTCTGAATTGACTGATGGATTCGGATTCAATATTCGGACTCTGTTCCTCAGGAATTGCGTTCTTTAAGATTCCTCCCATAATGTAAAGTTGATATATTACAATACTTATCCGAGGTAGTTAAAATAATAAAGTAAGGTATATCAGACACAGAAGCACTAAAATGACACTTGTTAGAATATGCTGGTTTAACCTCTTGTAACAAAACTAAAACGCAGGCTCAGTTTGTGGAGTAAGGTATGAGACGACTTCTTAACTATGATGAATAAggcttttttttatatGGTACAATTTTGGGTTCAAGATTTTCcctttttcattttcaatcCAAAAGTAGCTAGTAATAAATGCCTGTGTTAGTTAAAGCTATAGCAGAATAAAACTAATATTATCACTAGGTGGTGGTCTTTTCGGGGTCAATTTGTACATGCATGTGTACTAAAGAATAACTATATAGTATTTGATTATCTTTTATCTTATGAGCTCGTGACAATACAGTACAGGCGAATAAAATGTTATTATTTAATATGGGGAATTGATCATTAAAAGGCGTCCGGCAATTTTTAATATTGGAAACTCAAAGtataattttcaatatatataaaagtAACACTACGAAGAACCTGTTCCATAATTGCAGCATAATCAAATGAACTGAGAAATGAATACCGCTTTTATAGACGCCAGCCAATACAAGTATGTAATTACACATATTCTATTTTTAAATGATCATGCAACCGTTCAGGGCTGGACAAAATGAACTGAAGTTCACATATTCTAAATGGGAGTTTGATGAGGGCAAAAGAACTCTTTGGGATTTTAGtttgctttgaagaaataaaagCATGTTAACATCAGtagatctttttcttctcgTCAATTGACAATTGACCAGCACCAGTGTTGCCAATCAACAATAAACCTCCAATGATACTTAAGTTTTGATAGAATTcgtatttcaagaaatctctTTTGCTAGACCCATAGAACCAATAGTTGTTGACGGTAATGTTATAGAACGCTAGAATCAAACCTAAACTTATAGATGCGAACTTTGTCTTGTAACCAATTGCGATACAAACAGTACCTGCAATCGTCAACAAAACTGTCAACCAACTCTTAGTAAAAGTAAAGGTAATAAAGAGCAAAACCATTAGAATTCTTCCAGCCAATAACAAgtaatttttgaatttaccATCCTTACTGTCTAATTCAGGTAGCATACCAAAGGTCATCCTGTTGGTAACAATACTGTCACCAAATGCTATCAATAAACCCCCAATGACACTAATGTTTCTCAAGACAAAAGATGATCCGGTGAACAGACCGTAAACCAAACCTTGTAAAATGACGGTACAAATCAATGCACTGGTGGCATACACGGTTTGTTTCCTCAAGATTAATAGCGTGGCGCCTGTAAACATAGAGATCACAACGcaaaataagaagaaaacgacAAAGTAGTAAGGAAAATGTCTGTAGTTCCATAAATAAAACACTTGATCTGACCATTGAGCAATGATTCTCAACGAATCCTCATAAAATGTGGCAACAATAAAGAATCTAGCAATGATTGGGGTGTAAGGCCTAATTTTCAAGACCAATGGATGTTCCGTTAAGTCTTCAACCCTTTTAGcgaattgttcaaataatcGCCTGTACTTGTCCTTAGCTGAAACATTGTGAGATTGTGACGCTTGGCCATACGATGCACCTTGGAACCCAGGCTTTGCTGTTGGAAACGTATCCAAATTGTTACCTCTAAAAGACATGGCTCGTTCAATGGTATTCCGCTTCAGTATTACCAATTAGAATTTTGCGCTCAAACAGAAAATACTATGCACAGGTATTACGGTGAGCTATACTTCCAAAACGACACAAGTAATGGCAGCTCGCAAAATAGGTTCCAATTCCTTAGATATCCACTACCACTGAACTTTCACTATGTTTTCACACCTGTTCTCGTTTGGTTCCAGTACtctgcaaaaaaaaactgatcTGTCTTTTAGGTTGGGTCCTTTTTTCTCCCACActgttattgtttttgatttttcagTACTGATCAATACTGGACGTTGAACTAccgtatatatatagtatAACCTAAAATTTTCATACTATTTGAGGTTTACCACATCAGTCCATGTATGAAGCCCGATGCTACGATAAACCAGTAAGCGCTTGAAGTATTTGTTCATTTCTGCTTGCAATTCGGATTTTACTTTTATACCATCTTAAAGTCGGTATTTATATAAGCGATACCACTATCTGACTTTCCTGGAAACCGAAGTAATAGGTAGCTGTCAGATTTTACtggtatatatatataaatcGAAGGGTTAAATAGCAGAGCCAATGTCAGTAGACTATGTTATATGCTATATATTTCCTCTGGGCTGGTTTTGAACTGATCTCATCTTTAAATTTATAAGTAGTAAGAGACAATAGCAGCCGGTAATTTCCCAGCGTCAGTCAAAGCCTTTGCTGCATCAGACAATATGTTTTTAGCAGCAGCAGTATCActcttgatcttttcagCAACGTCAACCAATTGTTCGTCGTCCAAAGAGTCGACAATCAAACCAGTTTGTTCCTCGATGGTAGTGGATTTGTCGGCATCACCAAAGTAATCAGCATCCTTTGGAGCGTTACGGATACTTCtcttattcttcttcttagcAGCCTTAGCAGCTTCCTTGGCCTTCTTTTTGTCAACCTTGGCAGATGCGGCTTGAGCAGCGTCCGCTTCAGCCTTAGCCTTAGCTTCAGCTTCAGCCTTGGCCTTGGCTTCAGCTTCGGCTCTAGCACCGGCTTCCCTTtcccatttctttctttccttttccttcttttcttcttccttgaaTTGCTTGATACGTGGATCTTCGTTCATGGCTCTTTCGACTAATTTCACCAAACGAGCGTTGTCAGCagtcttcttcttatctCTGGCCGccttgttctttctttcgATGTAACGCTTGTGATCTCTGTTGGAAGAATCATCAggaacttcttcatccaagaaCTCGAATGTTCTCCAAGAGTCGAATCTGTGCCAGAAAGAGTAGAACTTTTCAACGTCTTCCTTGGAAGTGTTCATATCACCCAAAGTTGGTACatccttcttcttggagAAACGAGCTTCAGATTCGAAAACAGGAGCCCAAGCTTCAAAGAAGTCGTAGTTAGTACCCTTCTTTGGCGGAGCTACATCAGCTTCGAAGTCACAAGAATCATATTGCGGTCTCTTGTTGGAGTCAGTCAAAGTTTCATATGCTTTTTGAataatcttgaagaaaccatctTGGTCTAAGCTAGCACCAGAGGCAGAAGTCTTATCAGGGTGATACTTCAAGACTTGCTTTCTGTGAGCCTTAATAATTTGTTGGTTAGTGGCTCTGTAACGTAACTTGGATAGACCCATAGCAGCGTACAAGTCAGCAGTCTTCCAGTCTCTTGCGTCGTGAGTTAACAAACTTTCGTCAGCTAACTCAGTGTCGAACAACAACTCGTCTGGATCGACATTGGACTGTTCAACGTTTTGaacattcttttcagcCTCAATCTTCTCGAACTCAGACCATGTGTGGTTTCTCAAAGTTCTTTGAGCGTGGTGCAAGAAGAATTTACCAACTGGTTCAATAGGACGTCTAATGGATGGTGTTAGTTTAGCACCAGATTCAACAGTGGCACCGACGGCACCAGATAATGGAGGTAGTTCAAACATTGCTTTGATTGCTGTTATCGGTCTGACGTATGATTATTTGTGTCTGGACAGAACGGTATAACCCATCGTTCATCAAAATTAAGACCAGATATAATGCACATGAGAACATcttgataatttttttcttcttcctatagatgcgatgagctcGAAGTAAAAATAATTGCGAAAAAAATCAACACATTGAAAACGACGTAGCTTGAAATGAATAGAATTATCTATTATATATAGGTTATTTCTGCCTAGATAAAATGATACAACTACGACAAGCGTATGAGTAACGAATAACATACCCTTTTCATATTGGGTCTCGAATACGGATTGGTGTAACTGATGTTGCTTTTCGAACGCAGCTGCAACTTCAAAACTAAGAGATTTTTAAGTTGATATAGCTAACGATTAATAGTCATCAAGTACTCTTTTCACATAATGGGCATTATCGAAGACAGAGTCTTCTAATTCGATGAGTCCAGTTTCTGCTTTATACACAGACCAGTGATCAATTATCTTTTCTAAGATATCTGGGTGCTCTTTGGACAAATCTGTAGTCTCACCAGGGTCTTCAtcaatgttgaaaagtaaCCAGTGACCAGGGCCAAATGGGGGTGGAATATACACACCTTTATAAGGACCTTGGCGAATGGCACGTTGACCAAATAATTCCCAACCAGTGACCCTGGTATCGTCATATATTCTTTCGGATTCTTTTTTTAAGAAAGGAATCCATGACAAACCTCTTGGTTCGTGCACCTTGCGACCTTCAAATGAGGTACCTGGATGAGGAACGTTAGCCAATTCTAAAACACTAGGTAAAATGTCCATAACTGTTGTAAACTGGTCGATGATTTGACCTGGTTCCCATAGTCCTGTTAATTGTGGAGCATGTAAGATAAGAGGACAATTGATACCACCTTCAGTTGCCCACATTTTATACATATAATTTGGAGCAGTAGCTGCTTGAGCCCACAAATCACCATAATAAACAAAACTGTTTGTTTTACCAATGTTGTCAAAATCGTTGTTATAATCGGACGATattctttccttgaaaGTGGAACCTCCAAACGGCAATGCCTCCATTAACATACCTTCAGCACCATTGTCTGACATAAACATGATGACAGTGTTGTCGAATTCATCGGTTTCCTTCAAATGATCGATAACTCTACCGATATTTTGGTCTAATTCATCAACCATCGCGGCATAAATTTCCATAATACGGCTTTCGTAGGCCTTTCCCTTATCATCTAATTCATCCCAAgtcttttctctttgagtTTCTACTAAATGAGCAACAACATCAGCTGGAACAATACCAAGATCTCTAGCTCTTTCCAATCTTTGTCTTCTCAATGCCTGGGGACCACCATTATACTTACCTTTGTATTTTGCGATAGTCTCAGCAGGAGCCTGTAATGGCCAATGTGGAGCTGTGTAGGTCAACTGGCCAAAGAATGGGCgaccttttctttcttcatcatccttcaaatattccaaaaatttATCTGTGAAGTAAGTGGTGGAATAAAAGTTTTCTGGAAACTTGTTATGGTCTACCCTTTCGCCATTTTCCTGATAAATCCATGGGAGAAGAAACTTGCTATCCAAATTGCATTTGAAATGGTTTCCTGCACCAGGCAGCAAGGTAAAACGTTTTTGGAATCCACGGTCACTTGGCCAATATGGCTTTTCTAATCCAAGGTGCCATTTCCCCGAAATCAGCGTGTAATATTCTGGGGATAATATTTCAGGCAATGCAGCAACCTTATAGTTCAAATAACCTTCATAACCAGGTTTATCCTTGAACTTTTCTGGAAATTGCCTGGCATATTCAGCCATTTGGCCCAAACCTGCCAAATGGTTGTCAGTACCGCTCAACAACATCGATCTAGTTGGCGAACATGCCGATGCAGTATGAAAACCAGTGAATCTGAAACCACCTTTAGACAATTTATCAAGGTTTGGCGTTTGTATTTCACCTCCAAAACTCGACACATCTGTAAACCCTAAATCATCGGCGACAATAATTAAGAAATTCGGCTTTTTAGGTTCATCTGTTTTGGTCATTGCAATTCGATTGTACTTTTCTCTAATGCAGTTTGCGGATTTTCGGATAGATCATAGAGTAACAATTGGTTAGTATACCTTCACAATTCCTAAAAGACCATGATGACAGGTGAGATGATCCATATTTATATTGTAAATTATGTCATTTAAAGCTTTACTCGAAGTGATAAAAAGGGTGACAGTAAAAAAGTTTCAAGGTAAGAACTTTCTGTAAACTCTCATGATCGGGTGGAGCGAACAGTAACCGGTTAATTTAGTAATACCTTACACTTCCAGAGAAAAGCCCGGTACTTTCCAGTTTGCCCAGAATTTAGCAGTCAAACGGAGTCTTTTTGAgtcttttcttccaaaatctTACAAACATTATGATCTAGCAAGAAAAACATCACAATTTCATGTCCTCTTTCTTGAGCGGATGGGCTTGCTGTATCTATTTTGGTTATGACAACCTGCAAAATTAGGAGAAGTCACGTGCTATTAAGTTTGGTAGCGCCCAACAGTTCAGCATCAAGTGCATGTATTCCGTATCCACAGATAAGTAACCAAATGCCTGTTAATGTTCACCTACGGCTTGACAGGTAATATGTGTTTAATTTTAGATGTGAGATGTCCCCACAAATGCGTTGGCATGTTGCATCACCTGCATTAGCTTCTTACTTGGCCACCCATTATGTTACCCGGTCACTTTTCATGGAGGCCCTCAAATAGCTGAGGTATTGAATGTCTGAAACTGGGAAACAGCGCCTAAAGTAAATACGAAAAGTTACCCGCTCTTTTGAACAACCTCAAGACTTTCGCAATAAAATACCAGAAGAGGCAGTGGGTCTGCAATAAATGGagatcttcaaaattttccGATAAGCTCACCAGAACTCAGCGCAATGGTTTTGTCGCTTACTGAAAGGGCACGAAcagttttcaaaaaataaaaaaaaatgatatgaGCTTCCTCTGTTACTTCCACTGgaaagtcacgtgacaaaTACCGACTATTTACCTTCAGAATCATAGTTAATATAGTTGACAACCGGTTCGAGTAGCCAATTCCAGAATTTCTCTACCTAGTTCCTCTGTTCATTGTCGTTATGTCTGATACAGGTTATGCATGTACAAATTATTATACGACAGATGGAGTCACTTGCAAACCTAATACGTTGACGTTGATGGTCTCCTCCGGAACTTCGGAATCTGCATTGAACGTTACGtaaaaaattggaaaatagtCTAAAAAAGAATATGCCAACTGCAGGAGTatatcatatatatatttggGGAGGATCCATACGCAGTTGAATAGCATTGGATTCTGGGAGGTGTCTTTAAAGGTTTGTTAACATTTCGATATCTCATGTGTGAGTGAAGTAAACTTCTTTTAGATATGTCATCCGATTCAATGGGTGTAAAGGGAATTGATGGGCAATTAACACAAGCTGCAATGTCAAATATTGAAACTATCGAGTTGAAAGGTATTAATGAACAAAGGACGAGGAAGAACGTTATCGGATCAGAAGTAGgtataaatataaatgAACTACAGCCCGTCcaaagttttgataatgatgacGGAGGTTCAGATGCCTATACAGATTACGATGACGATGGTTTTACGTATGCTGAGGGAGGGATCGCAGCTTGGCTAGTTGTTCTTGGCTCATTTTTAGGTATTTTACCTACATGGGGGTTGTATTTTTCAGCAGGTGTCATTCAAACGTACGTTGCACGTCACCAGTTAAAGGATGAGTCAACATCTACAGTATCGTGG
Proteins encoded in this window:
- the UPA1 gene encoding putative methyltransferase (similar to uniprot|Q04867 Saccharomyces cerevisiae YMR310C Hypothetical ORF), with protein sequence MSVKRSKEQSKQNYKKVKRDTKVTEKRDHLAQFKRAKKVVKVSTKTVNHSICIPTTVLDSCKNLEQITYTLYQIARSACIYNVAEIVILKAESETNKGESDRKNDKKQGAKIKFDDGNNTNNASTEYLEDSEKEDGKKRLSKPMLMASLLQFFITPPYLVNSVFKKDYMKYFTYAKQLPRIPSLPFMRFYQDNNGRYREGLAIRMSKPGERGKSKKSFDQTKYINIGKDKNLELKGQLVPINVRVTVDTIEQKVVSPEEAYGDFVGAKASFGYHVRVAKSFADLFTQSPFPQGYTQTVWINSGDFFFDETLKKNVKVQTQIPSIEKVIRPTEEEIELDPSKANPANLLAVFGKWDHVKKSFESCKEQFEGATGAFEFFDGELSLPGSTPQGQLRTEDACMIALTLLSTY
- the BGL2 gene encoding glucan 1,3-beta-glucosidase (highly similar to uniprot|P15703 Saccharomyces cerevisiae YGR282C BGL2 Endo-beta-1 3-glucanase major protein of the cell wall involved in cell wall maintenance); amino-acid sequence: MRFSTLVSATLLAGASTVAAVGELAFNLGVKTHDGSCKQKDDYLADFETLKGYTSKVKVYAASDCNTLQILGPAAEEAGFTIFLGIWPTDSAHFEEEKQALTQYLPWIKTSTIEAFLVGSEALYREDMTASELADAISDVKDYIKDIKDSDGNSYSGKQVGTVDSWNVLVDGGSATAIQAADFVMANAFSYWQGQTMDNASYSFFDDIMQALQTIQTTKGSTDIQFWVGETGWPTDGTNFESAYPGLDNAKQFWADGICAMRGWGVNVIVFEAFDEDWKPDTSGISDVEKYWGVWDANRNLKFKLDCDFSS
- the GLC8 gene encoding PP1-complex regulatory subunit GLC8 (similar to uniprot|P41818 Saccharomyces cerevisiae YMR311C GLC8 Regulatory subunit of protein phosphatase 1 (Glc7p) involved in glycogen metabolism and chromosome segregation proposed to regulate Glc7p activity via conformational alteration ortholog of the mammalian protein phosphatase inhibitor 2), whose protein sequence is MGGILKNAIPEEQSPNIESESISQFRKQVLKNTELNAKRTSNSKIAHHGHGIPKDVLSMKLGEQDPESLKWNKKNLEENEITKQEFGDIHIDEPKTPYQGAVDPNGEYYKIDDDDEDLGGFSLGEPQVDLKEDKEPVTLLNNEDPQVSPPVLETEEDEAAKKHRKFEEMRKKHYNVKADLQNAKQNLPDDDDDE
- the ERV29 gene encoding protein ERV29 (similar to uniprot|P53337 Saccharomyces cerevisiae YGR284C ERV29 Protein localized to COPII-coated vesicles involved in vesicle formation and incorporation of specific secretory cargo), with amino-acid sequence MSFRGNNLDTFPTAKPGFQGASYGQASQSHNVSAKDKYRRLFEQFAKRVEDLTEHPLVLKIRPYTPIIARFFIVATFYEDSLRIIAQWSDQVFYLWNYRHFPYYFVVFFLFCVVISMFTGATLLILRKQTVYATSALICTVILQGLVYGLFTGSSFVLRNISVIGGLLIAFGDSIVTNRMTFGMLPELDSKDGKFKNYLLLAGRILMVLLFITFTFTKSWLTVLLTIAGTVCIAIGYKTKFASISLGLILAFYNITVNNYWFYGSSKRDFLKYEFYQNLSIIGGLLLIGNTGAGQLSIDEKKKIY
- the ZUO1 gene encoding zuotin (highly similar to uniprot|P32527 Saccharomyces cerevisiae YGR285C ZUO1 Cytosolic ribosome-associated chaperone contains a DnaJ domain together with Ssz1p acts as a chaperone for nascent polypeptide chains), with the translated sequence MFELPPLSGAVGATVESGAKLTPSIRRPIEPVGKFFLHHAQRTLRNHTWSEFEKIEAEKNVQNVEQSNVDPDELLFDTELADESLLTHDARDWKTADLYAAMGLSKLRYRATNQQIIKAHRKQVLKYHPDKTSASGASLDQDGFFKIIQKAYETLTDSNKRPQYDSCDFEADVAPPKKGTNYDFFEAWAPVFESEARFSKKKDVPTLGDMNTSKEDVEKFYSFWHRFDSWRTFEFLDEEVPDDSSNRDHKRYIERKNKAARDKKKTADNARLVKLVERAMNEDPRIKQFKEEEKKEKERKKWEREAGARAEAEAKAKAEAEAKAKAEADAAQAASAKVDKKKAKEAAKAAKKKNKRSIRNAPKDADYFGDADKSTTIEEQTGLIVDSLDDEQLVDVAEKIKSDTAAAKNILSDAAKALTDAGKLPAAIVSYYL